The following are encoded in a window of Verrucomicrobiia bacterium genomic DNA:
- a CDS encoding sodium:solute symporter family protein: protein MHDINLGIIDYAILLVYVAAVLGIGFALRRYMKSSRDFLITGRTIPTWVTGLAFISANLGALELVGMAASGAKYGIATSHFYWVGAIPAMVFLAVFMMPFYYGSKARSVPEYLKMRFDERVRALNSISFAVMTLLASGISMNALAKLLNQLLGWNYNVSLWICSVVVMVYVLKGGLTSAIYTEVLQFFMIVLGFAPVVYLGLKDVGGWGSMTKSLEQVATHPAALNLGTNMNYNANAWTSAWEPLLAGPEKNPMGVDWFAMVFGLGFVLSFGYWCTNFLVVQRAMAAKNMTAARNTPLVAAVPKMLFPALVIVPGMIAVALMSNPQKGYRIPPPPLDQSVYVKAEAAVKAAASLPEPAAFEQVAKAVGKKMDQAKVAALVKDYAAQPLALPAFKQRVDEAITEYDYDGVIISLVKRYCPTGLLGLALTALLASFMSGMAGNVTAFNTVWTYDLYQAYIAKDKSDDHYLWMGRAVTVVGVLLSIGTAYFARMYNNAMDVIQLVFGFVNAPLFATFLHGMFWARATSTGAFWGLLGGTATSALFHALTLAKDNTPGLKGGYLHVVHVFPSEMAQNFWLAAFAFTACFLLTLVFSLLSRRTKTDEELKGLVYSLTPKIKDEDQPFYLRPAVIGVVLLAACVVLNIIFW, encoded by the coding sequence ATGCACGACATCAATCTCGGCATCATTGATTACGCCATCCTTCTGGTCTATGTCGCGGCGGTATTGGGCATTGGCTTCGCCCTCCGCCGCTACATGAAAAGCTCGCGAGATTTCCTCATCACCGGCCGCACCATCCCCACGTGGGTCACCGGCCTGGCCTTCATCTCGGCCAACCTGGGGGCGCTGGAACTGGTGGGCATGGCCGCCAGCGGCGCCAAGTATGGCATTGCCACAAGCCACTTTTACTGGGTGGGCGCAATTCCCGCGATGGTGTTTTTGGCGGTGTTCATGATGCCGTTTTATTATGGCTCCAAGGCGCGATCCGTGCCGGAGTACCTTAAGATGCGGTTTGACGAACGCGTCCGCGCCTTGAACTCGATCTCCTTTGCGGTGATGACGTTGCTGGCCTCCGGCATCAGCATGAATGCGCTCGCCAAACTGCTCAATCAACTGCTGGGGTGGAATTACAACGTCAGCCTGTGGATTTGTTCGGTAGTGGTCATGGTGTACGTGCTCAAAGGCGGGCTGACCTCGGCCATCTACACCGAAGTGCTGCAGTTCTTCATGATTGTGCTGGGATTCGCCCCCGTGGTGTATCTGGGGCTAAAAGACGTTGGCGGCTGGGGCAGCATGACCAAATCCCTGGAGCAGGTGGCCACCCATCCCGCCGCCCTGAATCTGGGCACCAACATGAATTACAACGCCAACGCCTGGACCAGCGCCTGGGAACCGCTGCTGGCGGGGCCGGAGAAAAACCCCATGGGCGTGGACTGGTTTGCCATGGTGTTTGGTCTGGGGTTTGTGTTGAGCTTCGGCTATTGGTGCACCAACTTCCTGGTGGTGCAACGCGCCATGGCGGCAAAAAACATGACTGCAGCGCGTAACACGCCGCTGGTGGCCGCAGTGCCCAAAATGCTCTTCCCGGCGCTGGTGATTGTGCCGGGCATGATTGCGGTCGCCTTGATGTCCAATCCACAAAAAGGATACCGCATCCCCCCGCCGCCGTTGGATCAATCTGTCTATGTCAAAGCAGAAGCAGCGGTAAAAGCCGCCGCCTCACTGCCGGAGCCCGCCGCCTTTGAACAGGTGGCCAAGGCCGTGGGCAAAAAAATGGACCAAGCCAAGGTGGCCGCCCTGGTTAAGGATTATGCCGCCCAGCCACTCGCCCTGCCGGCATTCAAACAGCGCGTGGACGAGGCCATCACGGAATACGATTACGACGGCGTGATCATTTCGCTCGTAAAACGATATTGCCCCACCGGCTTGCTGGGGCTGGCGCTGACGGCCCTGCTCGCTTCATTCATGTCGGGCATGGCCGGCAACGTCACGGCGTTCAACACGGTATGGACGTATGATTTGTACCAAGCCTATATCGCCAAGGACAAAAGCGACGATCATTATCTTTGGATGGGCCGCGCGGTAACGGTAGTAGGTGTGTTGCTAAGCATAGGCACGGCCTATTTTGCCCGGATGTACAACAATGCCATGGACGTCATCCAACTGGTGTTTGGTTTTGTCAATGCGCCGTTGTTCGCCACCTTCCTGCATGGCATGTTCTGGGCCAGGGCTACCAGCACTGGCGCGTTTTGGGGGCTGTTGGGCGGCACCGCCACTTCGGCCTTGTTTCATGCTTTGACCCTGGCCAAGGACAACACCCCCGGCTTAAAGGGTGGCTATTTGCACGTGGTCCATGTCTTCCCCAGCGAAATGGCGCAGAATTTCTGGCTCGCCGCCTTTGCCTTTACGGCGTGCTTCCTGTTGACGCTCGTCTTTTCGCTGCTGAGTCGGCGCACCAAGACAGATGAGGAATTGAAGGGATTGGTCTATTCACTGACTCCGAAGATCAAGGATGAGGACCAGCCCTTCTATCTCCGGCCGGCGGTGATCGGGGTGGTGCTGCTGGCGGCCTGCGTCGTGTTGAACATCATTTTCTGGTAA
- a CDS encoding galactose mutarotase encodes MKKILAPLMALTLGLTAADAGAANLMKATVTKATYGRLPDGTVIEEYTLTNTKGAVCKVITYGAIVTELHVPDRNGKLGDVVLGFDNLKQYLDGHPYFGAAIGRYANRIAKGRFKLEGKTYQLATNNGPNHLHGGLKGFDKVVWKAEIVPSLDGAAVKFSYLSKDGEEGYPGNLDVTMIYTLTDMNELRFEYEAKTDKTTIVNLTNHSYFNLAERGDILGHVVMINADRFTPVDDTLIPTGKLAPVKNTPMDFTKPMPIGSRINLLTNDPRGYDHNYVLNSGGKKLALAATVHEPKTGRFMEVYTTEPGLQFYTGNFLDGTLTGKYGIVYHKHYGFCMEADHFPDSPNQPKFPSVVLKPGQTYRQTTVYKFSVK; translated from the coding sequence ATGAAAAAAATCCTCGCTCCCCTAATGGCGCTGACGTTGGGCCTGACGGCCGCTGACGCTGGCGCAGCCAACCTGATGAAAGCAACAGTCACCAAAGCAACCTATGGACGCCTGCCGGACGGCACGGTGATTGAGGAGTACACCCTCACCAACACCAAGGGTGCCGTGTGCAAGGTCATCACGTACGGCGCCATTGTCACGGAATTGCACGTGCCGGACCGCAACGGAAAACTTGGCGATGTGGTGCTCGGTTTCGATAATTTGAAGCAATATCTGGACGGCCATCCCTACTTTGGCGCCGCCATCGGCCGCTACGCCAACCGCATCGCCAAAGGCCGATTCAAACTGGAGGGCAAGACCTACCAGTTGGCCACCAACAACGGCCCCAATCATTTGCATGGCGGCCTCAAGGGCTTCGACAAGGTGGTTTGGAAAGCGGAGATTGTGCCGAGTCTGGACGGCGCGGCGGTGAAATTCTCCTATTTAAGCAAGGATGGCGAGGAAGGCTATCCGGGCAACCTGGACGTGACGATGATTTACACGCTCACCGATATGAACGAGTTACGCTTCGAGTACGAGGCCAAAACCGACAAGACCACCATCGTCAACCTTACCAACCACAGTTACTTCAACCTTGCCGAACGGGGCGACATCCTGGGCCATGTGGTGATGATCAATGCGGATCGCTTCACGCCGGTGGACGACACGCTCATTCCGACCGGCAAGCTGGCGCCGGTCAAAAACACGCCCATGGATTTCACCAAACCCATGCCCATCGGTTCACGCATCAATCTGTTGACCAATGATCCGCGCGGTTACGACCATAACTACGTCCTCAACAGCGGCGGCAAGAAACTGGCCCTGGCCGCCACGGTGCATGAACCCAAGACCGGCCGTTTCATGGAGGTTTATACCACCGAGCCGGGGCTGCAATTTTACACGGGCAATTTCCTGGATGGCACGCTGACGGGCAAATACGGGATTGTTTATCACAAACATTACGGATTCTGCATGGAAGCCGATCATTTCCCGGATTCCCCGAATCAGCCCAAATTCCCCTCGGTGGTGCTGAAACCGGGCCAGACCTACCGGCAGACGACCGTGTACAAATTCAGCGTAAAGTAA
- a CDS encoding TIM barrel protein gives MSAVSPRKPAVVKGRLKQSIVHWCFEMFGEKWNIEKTCQVAKQLGCVSVELVAAEHYPVLVRHGLTCAICQINMNPDPPFLKGFNNPDHWPKLLQVTRDAIDAAAAYKFPNVICFTGYAAKNPNDPNSPKIPADEGARNCVEGLKKIVGYAEQKGVTLCLEILNSRDTSDPMKGHPGYQGDHTDYCIDIIKRVGSPRLKLLFDVYHVQIMDGDIIRRLRDYREYIGHVHTAGNPGRCELDARQEINYAAVMNTLIEIGYTGFVGQEFIPTRDPYQGLWEAVRLCDV, from the coding sequence ATGTCCGCCGTGTCACCCCGGAAGCCGGCAGTGGTCAAAGGCCGCCTCAAGCAAAGCATCGTCCATTGGTGCTTTGAAATGTTTGGGGAGAAATGGAACATCGAAAAGACCTGCCAGGTGGCCAAACAATTGGGCTGTGTCTCGGTGGAACTGGTGGCTGCGGAGCATTATCCGGTGCTCGTGCGGCATGGTCTGACGTGTGCCATCTGCCAGATCAATATGAATCCGGATCCACCATTCCTGAAAGGGTTTAACAATCCGGATCACTGGCCCAAGCTTTTGCAGGTCACCCGCGACGCCATTGACGCCGCTGCCGCCTACAAGTTTCCCAACGTGATCTGTTTTACCGGCTATGCCGCCAAAAATCCGAATGACCCCAACAGTCCCAAGATCCCTGCGGACGAAGGCGCCCGGAATTGCGTGGAAGGACTGAAAAAAATTGTGGGATATGCTGAACAAAAAGGGGTCACCTTATGTCTGGAGATTCTGAACAGCCGCGACACCTCCGATCCCATGAAGGGGCATCCCGGCTATCAGGGGGACCACACTGACTACTGCATTGACATCATCAAACGGGTTGGGTCACCCCGGCTGAAGCTGCTGTTTGATGTGTACCATGTGCAAATCATGGATGGCGACATCATCCGGCGTCTGCGGGATTACCGTGAATACATCGGGCATGTCCACACCGCTGGCAACCCTGGCCGCTGCGAGCTGGATGCCCGGCAGGAAATCAATTACGCGGCGGTGATGAACACCTTAATTGAAATCGGCTATACCGGCTTTGTCGGCCAGGAATTCATCCCAACCCGTGATCCGTACCAGGGCCTTTGGGAGGCGGTGCGCCTGTGTGATGTGTAA